In Bacillus sp. SM2101, the following are encoded in one genomic region:
- a CDS encoding GNAT family N-acetyltransferase, whose amino-acid sequence MNSNSRILHCINVRPLTMTDYNSVLYWSKDESFCLANGWEYNQNSKELYQWWLNCVNNKSEELVRLGITLHDRLIGYADLASINNNTAELGVAIGESALWGKGIGFYSAECMMQYGFEELGITVFNAETHEANVRSKKMLGKLGFKEISRVGNEEYLGTNGQLIQYRLFYKN is encoded by the coding sequence GTGAATAGTAATAGTAGGATTTTACATTGTATTAACGTCAGGCCTTTAACAATGACTGATTATAACAGTGTCTTATATTGGAGTAAGGATGAATCTTTTTGTTTAGCAAACGGTTGGGAGTACAATCAAAACTCTAAGGAACTATATCAGTGGTGGCTTAATTGTGTAAATAATAAGTCTGAAGAGCTTGTTCGTTTGGGCATAACGTTACATGATCGGTTAATTGGATATGCAGACTTAGCTAGTATTAACAATAATACTGCCGAACTTGGCGTTGCAATTGGTGAGAGCGCATTGTGGGGAAAAGGAATTGGTTTTTATTCTGCTGAATGTATGATGCAATATGGGTTCGAGGAGTTAGGAATTACAGTTTTTAACGCTGAAACCCATGAAGCAAATGTTCGTTCCAAAAAAATGCTTGGTAAATTGGGATTTAAAGAAATTAGTAGAGTAGGTAATGAAGAATATTTAGGGACTAATGGGCAACTAATACAATATAGATTGTTTTATAAAAATTGA